The following is a genomic window from Chitinophagales bacterium.
CAAACTCATAAAACAAAGTCCCTCTAGCATCAGCAAGTCCTAACTTTTTTCCAGCATAACTAAACGCTTGACACGGAAATCCACCTGTAACAACATCAACTTTATTATAATATTCTGAAAAATTATAGTCCTTTATGTCACCTTCTAAAACATTCCAATTTGGTCTGTTTTTTCTCAATGTTTGACATGCCCATTTATCAATTTCATTTAAAGCTACACATTTAAATCCAGCTTTTTCCATTCCAACTGCTAGACCTCCAGCACCTGCAAAAAGTTCTAAGACAGAGTATTCATTAAGCGGTTTTTCAAAGTTTGAAATATGTTCATTTTCAGAGTTTACGAAATCTGAAAAAAGCACTTCAACTTCTTTTCGTTTATACACTCTGTAATTACTCATAGGCTCTCTAACTGCAGTTAGCTTCCCCTCTCTATCCCAACGTCTAAGGGTTTCCTTACTTTTTCCAATTAGTTCAGATACCTCTGATAATGACAAATATTCTTTCATAACCAAGTTGTTTAACCTTACACAATGGTTACAAATTTATATAATTAATAATAAATCAAGTGAAAAAAATTGCTAGGTATTGGTCACTTAGAAAGCTAGAGCTAACTTTGTGAATTTGCAATTCTATAAAATAAAAATAAAAGGAGTCCTTTTTACTAATTCTAGTTCTTAAAAACTATGATTCTTAATGTTTTTATGGCTAGAACTCTCCTCTCTTCTCAAACCTCTTTCTTTTCGTCGCCAAACTATTCTCATCAATCAATTCTAGAAAATAAATTCCAGAAGTTAAGTATTGAACATCAATGTAAATAGAAGCTCGACCATGCATGATTATTTGTCCGTAAATGTTTGTGATGTGAAAATTTGAAAACATAGTTTCCGAACTCAATTGAATATAGTTTGAGCATGGATTGGGAAATATAGTTATTTCACTATTATTATGGGCGATAGATGCATTTGTGCTGCATATCACCTGCTTCAATCTCTTCCATATTTCGTTATTAAAATCATTGGGCACATTCGATGTCGTCCACATATTTCCCATACGAATCATGACGAGATTTTGTGAAGGAATGACATTGATAATTTGACCATTTTTTCCTAAGGCCGCAAACATTTCTGCTGGAGCATCAGGGCAGAGTTGTCCGTTGAAAACTGTTTGCAAGCTCGGTAGCATAAAACTTTCTTTGCCATTGAGCCACGTGAGATAGCCATAAGATTTATTCAAAGACTGACTGGATGTAGTCATAGATTTGAAATAGTTGGAATCCTTTAATAAATCCGTACCATTCCATACACCTTTATTCATAAGAAGCAAACCGAATCTGGCAAAACTTCGCGGTGTGCTATAATACACATTATTAAATCCTGACTTGAAGAATAAGCCAGTCATACCTGTAGTAGTTTTTATTTTGGAATTGACAAAAGTATTTAAATTCTGTCCGGTAGCTGATTCAATGACACTATCTAACAGCGTATAAGGGGCATTGTGATATGACCATCTTGTTCCAGCATCGGCTTTATATTGCAAACAAAATTTATTCGTACAATCGAAAAATGCTCCTGAATCAATCATACCCGAAGTCATTGTTAATTGATGCCAGATAGTCACCTTATCTTCTTGGGCTTGAGTCATACTCGTCCAGCCTTTGCCGAGATATTTGGAGGTCATATCTGTTAGTTTCAACTTGCCTTCTTGATTCGCAATCCCTATGCAGAACGCAGTCAAAGTCTTGCCAGCACTGGCCCAGTACCAGGCGCTATCTTTAGTGAAGGTTCCGAAGTATTTTTCTAAGACAATCTTTCCATTCTTCAATACAATAAAAGCTTTTGAATTATTGCTGTCGAGAAATGAATAGAGCGGGGTAATCTTATCCGTGCACCATCCAAGAGACTGTGGAGATATGGTATCCCATTGACTACCAATTGTAGGCGGGAAATAGGTTTGTCCCTGAATGGAAGAACTTATAAATAGTGCTATAAATATAAAGTAGAGACGAATCATAATGCTAAGATAAGTAGAATTGTAAAGCTGATTGAAGTATTTGATATTAAAATCATACGTTTGTTTAAATATAGGTTTTGATAGCTTATTTGACTATTCCAAGCCCTATGAATGAAATACTAATTTATCTAAAAACTTCTATGTTTCCCAATTATTTCTGCAAATTTGTGATGAGAAGACATTATGATAAAAAAAATAGCAATTATTGGTGCAGGTCCTGCAGGACTTACTGCAGCTTATCTTTTAGGCAAAGCCAATCAAGAAGTAACAATTTTTGAAAAAAGCTCGCAGTATGTAGGGGGAATTTCTAGAACTGAGACCTATAAAGGCTACGCATTCGATATAGGCGGTCATCGTTTTTTTTCTAAAAGTAAGGAAGTAGAAGATTTTTGGACAGAGATTTTAGGTGATGAATTGATGGAGCGTCCGCGCAGTTCGAGGATATATTACAATAATAATTTCTTTTCATACCCACTCATCGCCAAAGAGGCTTTAATGAAATTAGGGCTAATAGAGAGCGTTTGGTGTGTCTTTAGCTATCTCAAGTTTAAATTATTCCCAATAAAGCATCCAGCCAATTTTGAAGAATGGGTCACTAATCAATTTGGCAGCAGGCTCTTTCAGATTTTTTTTAGAACGTATACGGAAAAAGTGTGGGGCATCTCTTGCAAGGAAATTTCTGCAGACTGGGCCGCCCAGCGCATAAAAGGCTTATCTCTGAGTAGTGCCATCTGGAATGCTATTTTTCTATCTAAAAAAACGAATGATAATACTAAAGTTATAAAAACCTTAATTGACTCCTTTCGATATCCAAAGAGAGGTCCAGGACAATTATGGGAGACTTGTCGCGACAAGTGCTTAGATATGGGTATCAAACTAGAAATGGATACTGAAATTACGGGACTCGATTATAACAACCTAAAGTGGAATATTAAAACATTAACAGGTAATTCATTTGAAGGATTTGATTATGTCTTATCTTCGGCACCCATTCGAGAAATCATTCCTAATATAACACCGTCAATGAACACCGAAGTAATAGAAGCTGCACACAATCTTAATTACCGAGATTTTCTAGTAGTCATACTTATTTGCCAAGATGATGATGCGTTCAATGATAACTGGATATACATCCATGAACCGAATGTCAAAGTTGGTCGTATCCAAAATTTCAAAAGTTGGAGCCCATTTATGGTACCTGATTCAACGACAGCGTGCTATGGTCTAGAGTATTTTTGTTTTGAAGGGGATGGTTTGTGGAACAGTAAGGATGAGGAGTTAATAGATTTAGCTTCGAAGGAAATGATACAAATTGGTTTAGCAAGTAAGTCAGCCATTATTGACGGCTATGTAGTTCGTCAACAAAAAGCCTACCCTGTTTATGACCATGATTATAGAAATCACATAAATGTTATTCGTGCAGCACTTAATCAATTTTCGGGGATTTATCTGATAGGACGCAATGGTATGCACAAATATAACAACCAAGATCATAGCATGATGACAGCTATGCTGGCTGTCAAAAATATTCTGGCAGGGGAAGATATTTATGACCTATGGAATGTCAATGAAGATGCGGAATATCATGAAAGCGAAACCATAGGAAAATCTAAAGATGGGAATATCGTTGGGCGTTCGGTTCCGGAAAAGTTATACCAATAGCGGTTTTAAAATGGTCCAATCCATTTTAAAACCTTGCTATGGTAAATGCCGTAGCTGTATTTGTTTAGTGCAATGAGCCATGCGACATTGGACTATTACTAATACGCTTACGGTATTATATCAAGGCTAATTTTTTATTACATACAAAAAAGCGAGTGACAATAAACATCACTCGCTTTTATTACTTAGAATTATAACAAATGCTAAGCCTCTGAATTGATTCTTTTATTGACGAATATATTATCAAATTTACGGAAACCAGTACCAGCTGGAATTGGTTGACCGACGATAACATTCTCCTTCAATCCTATAAGATCGTCTCTTCTAGCCGAAATAGAAGCCATAGAAAGTACTTTCGTCGTCTCCTGGAATGAAGCCGCCGATATCCAGCTCTCTCTACCGAATGAAGTTTTTGTAATACCCTCAAGTAATGGAGAAGCAGTAGCAGCTACAGCATCTCTTACCTCTATGGTTTTCTTATCATTTCTCTTTAACAGAGAATTTTCTTCACGTTGCTGTCTGATTGTAATAATTTGACCTTTCTTATACCTCTCACTATCTCCGTTGTCTACGACTACTTTCTTATCAAAAATATTATCATTTTCTGCTAAGAAATCAAACTTATTTACAGACTCTCCTTCTAAGAAAGAAGTATCACCCGGATCATCAACTAGAACTTTAGACATCATTTGACGAACGATTGTTTCGATATGTTTATCGTTAATTTTTACCGATTGTCTTTGATATACCTCTTGAACTTCATTTACTAAGTAGGACTGCACAGCAAACACACCTTTGATTCTTAAAATATCATCTAAGGCAATATTTCCATCAGATAATGGAGTACCAGAACGCACATAATCTTGTTCTTGGACAAGGATTTGACTAGATAGTGGTACAAGATACTTTCTTGGTTCTCCTGATACTGGAGTTACTATGATTTCTCTATTACCTCTTTTTATACCTCCAAAGGTTACTACACCATCCACCTCTGCTACCTTTGCAGGATTCAATGGATTTCTAGCCTCAAATAACTCGGTAACTCGAGGTAGACCACCTGTGATATCACCAGACTTACCTACGTTTCTAGGTATTTTTGCGAGAATTGTTCCAGCCTTTATCTTTTGTTTATTATCGACATTTAAACTAGCGCCTACTGGTAAGTTATATGTCTTATTCTCTTTGCCTTTAATAATAATGGTAGGTGAAATAGCCTTATTTCTTGATTCGATAATAAATTTCTCTACATTGCCTGTTTGCTCTACGATCTCTTCTCTATAGGTTACGTTATTGACAATGCTATCATACTCGACTATACCATCTTGTTCTGAGATAATGAGGTTGTTAAATGGGTCCCAAGTACAGACTATTGTTTCCTTGCCTACTTTTTGACCATCCTTTATATCCAATATGGCACCGTAAGGTATGTAAGCACTTTGCAGGACTTTATCTTCTGCACTATTCATCAATCTCATCTCACCTGTACGTCCAATGACGACATTCTTTTTCTCACCGCTGACTTCTGACTCGATAAAACGAACACTATCTAAACGAATGATACCTTCGTGTCTTGTTTTAATTTCATTGACGGTATTAGATAGAGAGGCGATACCCCCTGTGTGGAAGGTACGTAGAGTCAACTGTGTACCTGGTTCCCCGATGGACTGGGCAGCGATCACACCGACGGCGTCTCCTATCTCACTCATTCTATTCGTAGCTAAATTTCTACCATAACATCTGACACAAACTCCATGAGATGATTCACATGTAAGGACGGAACGAATTTCTATACTTTCAATCTCTGCTGCTTCTATCTTATCCGCTATAGCCTTTGTGATTTCTTGTCCTGCATTAACCAATAATTCATCTGTCTCTGGATGGAATACATTGTGTAAAGAAGTTCTACCTACGATTCTTTCGCCCAATGGTTCAACCACAACACCTTCTTTCATAAGGGCTGTCGTCTCTATACCCCTCAAGGTACCACAATCTTCTTCATAAATAACAACAGACTGAGCTACATCGACTAATCTTCTTGTCAAATATCCAGCATCCGCAGTTTTCAAAGCCGTATCCGCAAGACCTTTTCTAGCACCATGCGTAGAGATAAAGTATTCCCAAGCTGAAAGTCCTTCTTTCAATGAAGATAAAATCGGGTTTTCTACAACGTCCTGCTCACCAGTCACACCTGATTTCTTAGGCTTGTTCATTAGACCCCGTACACCACCCAGCTGCTTGATCTGAGCACGAGAACCTCTCGCACCGGAGTCCAGCATCATATAGATAGAGTTAAATCCTCCTTTATCTTTCTTTAATCTATTCATAAGATCCATGGTGATATTTCTATCCATTTTCTCCCATGTATCTACAACCTGATTGTATCTTTCTCTTTCTGTAATATGACCTTCGTTATGAAGTCCGTTGATTTCTGAAACTTGTTCCTTAGCAATGTCTACTTGTTTCTTCTTAATCTCCGGAGTCAATACATCCTCTAAGTTGAATGATAATCCACCTTTAAAGGCCATTGTAAATCCGAGATTTTTGATATCATCCAAAAACATGGCTGTGCGCTTAACACTTGTTTTTTCAATAATATTCGAAATGATATCTTTTAACGCTTTCTTAGAAAGTAACTGATTGATAAATCCGACTTCTTCTGGAACGTACTGATTTGCAAGTACACGCCCTACTGAAGTTTCAATCAACTTCATTTTCATTTCCCCGTTCTCTTCTACATTCACGCGGCATTTAATAGCAGCATGTAAATCCACCTTACCTTCATTATATGCTATGATAACTTCTTCTATAGAATAGAAAACTTTACCTGAACCTTTGACTGGATTCTCAGGTGTAGACTCTTTAATATTTGTCATATAGTAAAGTCCGAGAACCATGTCCTGAGAAGGAAGTGTTACAGGTGTACCGTTTTGCGGGTTTAGGATATTATGCGAAGAAAGCATCAACAACTGACCTTCTAAAATAGCCTCATTGCTGAGTGGGACGTGCACCGCCATCTGGTCACCGTCAAAGTCCGCGTTGAATGCTGTAGTAACCAATGGGTGCAGTCTGATAGCTTTACCTTCGACTAGTTTAGGCATAAAAGCCTGAATAGATAGTCTATGTAGTGTCGGTGCTCTGTTCAATAAGACAGGGTGACCCTTTAAAATATTTTCTAAGATATCCCAGATAACAGCATCTTTTCTATCTACTAATTTTTTAGCAGATTTTACTGTTCGTACAATACCTCTTTCAATCAATTTTCTAATGATAAATGGCTTAAATAATTCTGCCGCCATATCTTTAGGCAAACCACACTCATGCATTTGAAGTGTAGGTCCTACCACAATAACAGAACGACCCGAATAGTCAACCCTTTTACCCAATAAGTTTTGACGAAAACGACCTTGCTTACCTTTTAATGAATCAGAAATAGATTTTAAGGCTCTTCCTCCTTCTGCTTTTACTGCATTAGATTTTCTAGAATTATCAAACAAGGAATCAACGGCTTCTTGAAGCATTCTCTTTTCATTTCTCAAGATGACCTCTGGTGCTTTAATCTCTACCAATCTCTTCAATCGATTATTTCTTATAATGACCCTTCTATAAAGATCATTCAAATCTGAAGATGCAAATCGACCACCATCCAATGGAACTAGAGGTCTCAATTCAGGAGGTACTACTGGCAACAAACTGATAACAGTCCATTCAGGCCTGTTCTCAATTCTTGTATTCGCCTCTCTGAATGCTTCTACCACACTCAATCTCTTCAAAGCTTCTTGCTTTCTTTGTCTTGAAGATTCTGTCTGAGCCTGATTTCTTAAATCATATGATAAATTATCTAGATCAATAGAAGTCAATAAATCACGAATTGCTTCGCCACCCATCTTAGCGATGAATTTATTAGGGTCCTTATCGTCTAACATATAGTTATTGGATAACTCCGGACTAGACATAGCAGCTAAATATTCCTCCTCAGTCAATAAATCCATTCTTTGATAGCTTCTTACTTCTTGCTCACCTTTCTCGTTTATGACATTGAGTTCACCTTTAGCAGCACCTGCCTGAATCACAACGTATTTCTCATAATAAACGATACTCTCGATATTCTTAGAGCTTACTCCCAATAAGTAACCAATTTTATTTGGCAAGGATCTAAAATACCAAATATGAACTACGGGCACCACCAATTGGATATGACCCATACGCTCTCTTCTTACTTTTTTCTCAGTTACCTCTACACCACATCGATCGCAAATAGTGCCCTTGTAGCGGATTCTTTTATACTTACCGCAATAGCACTCATAATCCTTTACCGGTCCAAATACTTTCTCGCAAAACAAACCATCTCTCTCAGGCTTGTAGGTACGATAGTTAATGGTTTCCGGCTTTGTAACTTCGCCTCTTGATCTTTCCTTAATAGCATCAGGTGATGCCAAGGTAATCGTCAATGATCTAAAGTCATTCTTTACTTGTGCTGTTCCTCTATTGATATATGCCATAATTTTAGTTGACAGTTTATTTAGTTTATTTAGTTTATTTGGTGGTCAGTAGTCAGTTAAAAGATATCAGTTTGTATTAACATACTGAACACATACCTCTAACCACTGATTGCTTCAGTTTAATCAAATCTTAAATCTAGCGCCAAGCCTCTTAATTCATGCGCCAATACATTGAAGGATTCTGGAAGACCGAATTGAGGAATATTATCACCTTTTACAATAGCCTCGTATGCTTTAGCTCTACCAGGAATATCATCGGATTTGATAGTTAACAATTCTCTCAAAATATTTGCGGCACCATAAGCTTCGATAGCCCAAACCTCCATCTCTCCAAAACGCTGACCTCCGAACTGAGCTTTACCACCAAGCGGCTGCTGAGTAATCAATGAGTAAGGACCTGTAGAACGAGCGTGCATTTTATCATCGACCATGTGACTTAATTTCAGCATATAGATAACTCCTACCGTAGTCTTTTGGTCAAAACGATCTCCTGTTTCACCATCATACAAATAGGTAGACCCTAGATGTGGAAGATCTGCTTTCTTCATCCATTCGTCGATTTCCTTAACTGTAGCGCCATCTAATACAGGCGTAGCGAATTTCACTCCTAGTTTTAAACCTGCCCATCCAAGAACAGACTCGTATACCTGACCCAAGTTCATACGTGAAGGTACACCTAGTGGATTCAACACTATATCTAATGGCTCACCGTTTTCTAAGAAAGGCATATCCTCTTCGCGCACTATCTTGGCCACGATACCTTTGTTACCATGACGTCCCGCCAACTTATCACCCACTTTTAATTTTCTCTTCACAGCTAAATGTACTTTAGCTAATTGAAGAACACCATTTGGTAATTCGTCTCCGATAGTAATATTATACTTCTCTCTCTTGTAGTAACCCGTGATTTCATTTAACTTCAAGTTAAAGTTGTGAATCACCTGCTTGACAAGTTCATTCGTCTTTTCATCCGAAGTCCAGTTATTGCCGTCTACATCTTTGTATTCGATATCTGAAAGAACCTTCGCTGTAAATTTAGAGCCTTTAGCTACCACTTCCTCCTTAAAGAAATTCTTTATAGAGTTCGATGTTTTTCCTGCCAACAATTTACCTAACTTATCAAAAAGAACAGTTTTAAGCTTTTTTGAATTAGCCTCAAATTCACTTTCTAAAGTGTCCAAAGCTATTTTCTCCTTTCCTTTTTTCTTTGTCTCCTTATTCGCTCTTGTAAACACTTTTGTATCAATCACGATACCTTCCGCACTTGGTGGAGCTTTTAGTGAAGCATCTTTCACATCGCCCGCCTTATCACCAAATATAGCTCTTAAAAGTTTTTCTTCAGGAGTAGGATCTGTCTCACCTTTAGGAGTAACCTTTCCTACCAAAATATCTCCTTCTTTCACTCTGGCTCCTAATCGAATGATTCCATCTTTTCCAAGATCTTTGGTAGCATCTTCAGAAACATTCGGAATATCTGCAGTAAGCTCTTCTTCGCCTAACTTGGTATCTCTCACCTCCAGATCATACTCTTCTATATGAACAGAAGTAAATATGTCATCCTTCAAAATTCGCTCAGAGATAACGATCGCATCTTCGAAATTGTAACCTTTCCATGGCATGAATGCTACCTTCAAATTCTGTCCGAGTGCTAACTCCCCTTGATTCGTAGCGAAACCTTCGCAAAGTACCTGACCCTTAGTTACTTTTTCTCCTTTCTTTACGATAGGCTTTAGGTTAATACAAGTTCCTTGGTTGGTGCGCTTAAACTTAGGTAGATGATAGGTGGTAATTTCATCATCGAAATTCACTATTTTCTCATCTTCTGTTCTTTCATAAAGTACTTGGATTCTTTCAGAATCTACATATACGACTTCTCCATTTCCTTCTGCGTTTAGAAGATTATTAGAATCCTGAGCTACAATAGCTTCAAATCCAGTACCGACAATCGGCGATTGTGGTTTTAACAAAGGCACTGCCTGTCTTTGCATGTTCGATCCCATCAAGGCTCTGTTTGCATCATCATGCTCTAAAAATGGAATTAAAGAAGCTGAAACACCTACAATTTGATTCGGTGCTACGTCTATATAATCCAGCGCTTCGGGAGTTACCAATGGGAAGTCACCTTGTTCTCTAGCCACGATTGCATCATCCTCGATCTTTCCGCTATCTGAAATGTTTATTTTAGCTTGAGCTATTATTTTTTCATCTTCATCATCAGCAGAGAGATATTCAGCCTTAGCCTTTAAGTCTATTTTCCCATCCTTGACCTTTAAGTAAGGAGTTTCCAAAAATCCTCTATCGTTTACTTTTGCGTATACACATAAAGTTGAAATCAAACCGATATTTGGTCCTTCTGGTGTTTCGATAGTACATAATCTACCATAATGAGAATAGTGAACGTCTCGTACTTCGAAACCTGCACGCTCTCTACTCAAACCTCCAGGGCCTAAAGCAGATACCCTTCTCTTATTCGTAATTTCAGCTAATGGATTTGTCTGGTCTAAGAATTGTGACAACTGTGAAGTACCGAAAAATGAGTTAATCACAGAACTCAAAGAGCGAGAATTAATCAAATCAATCGGAGAGAATACTTCGTTGTCTCTTACATTCATACGTTCGCGAATAGTTCTAGCCATTCTGGATAGACCTAGAGAAAACTGAGCAAACAATTGTTCACCAACTGTTCTTACTCTTCTATTACTCAAGTGATCGATATCATCAATCTCTGCTCTACCATTGACTAATTCTACCATATAGCTCACGATAGCTACGATATCTTTTTTAGTCAAAATTTTGGTTTCCATAGGCACATCTAAATTCAACTTTTGATTGATTTTGAATCGACCTACTTCGCCTAAATCATATCTTCTATCAGAGAAGAATAGTTTATCGATAACATCTCTTGCTGTTTCATCATCTGGAGCCTCTACGCCTCTTAACTGCCTGTAGATGGTATTTAATGCCTCTTTTTCACTGTTTGATGTATCTTTTTGTAACGTATTATAGATAATCGAATAATCTAGAACACTCTCCTCTTTTTGAAGTGTAACTGTTTCAATTTGCGCTTCTATAATTCTATCAGTCATCTCATCTGAGATAATCATATCTCTTTCAAAAATGACCTCATTTCTTTCAATAGAAACAACCTCCCCTGTATCTTCATCTACAAAGTCTTCTACCCATGTTTTGAGTAATCTGGCAGCTAACTTTCTACCCACTAATTTTTTTACATTGGCTTTGGTTACTTTTACCTCATCCGCTATATCAAAAAGATTCAAGATATCTCTATCTGTATCATATCCAATAGCTCTTAGTAGCATGGTTACTGGAAACTTCTTCTTTCTATCAATATATGCATACATCACATTATTGATATCAGTAGCAAATTCCATCCAAGCTCCTTTGAAAGGAATTACTCGTGCAGAATATATGGAGGTACCATTCGGGTGAACGGATTGTCCAAAAAATACGGAAGGAGATCTGTGTAATTGCGTGACTACTACTCTCTCTGCACCGTTTATTATAAATGTACCTTTATCGGTCATGTAAGGGATATTTCCCAAAAAGACATCTTGTACTATTGTTTTAAAATCTACGTGTTCTTCATCATTACATGACAATCTCAACTTAGCTCTCAATGGAACCGAGTATGTAAGACCTCGTTGTATAGACTCTTCTATGGAGTATCTCGGTGGATCAATATGATACTCTAAAAATTCGAGCAAGAAAATATTTCTCGCATCTGAAATAGGGAAATTCTCCTCAAAAACTCTGTATAGTTCTTCCTTATTTCGTAGATCCTGAGTGGTATCTACCTGAAAAAATTCCTTAAAGGACTGTCTTTGTATATCCAATAAATTTGGATATTCTGATTTTACTTTTGCTTTGCCAAAATTGACTCTTACTGCTTTGCTAGCTTGTGGCATATTATTGGGTTGTTTTTTTTTGTCAAAAGTTAGGTTTACATCATAAGTCTTTGACTACACCTTGATGTCATTTTCATAAACGTATTTAGGCCTGTACCATATGATACAAGCCTTATACGATTATTTGTCTAATTTGTCCCTGAGAACCAAGGATCAAATTACTTTAGCTCTACAGTAGCTCCTGCTTCCTCTAGTTGCTTCTTGATGTTTTCTGCATCTGCCTTAGAAGCTTTCTCCTTCACTACACCATTAGCATCTACGATATCTTTAGCTTCT
Proteins encoded in this region:
- a CDS encoding serine hydrolase; the protein is MIRLYFIFIALFISSSIQGQTYFPPTIGSQWDTISPQSLGWCTDKITPLYSFLDSNNSKAFIVLKNGKIVLEKYFGTFTKDSAWYWASAGKTLTAFCIGIANQEGKLKLTDMTSKYLGKGWTSMTQAQEDKVTIWHQLTMTSGMIDSGAFFDCTNKFCLQYKADAGTRWSYHNAPYTLLDSVIESATGQNLNTFVNSKIKTTTGMTGLFFKSGFNNVYYSTPRSFARFGLLLMNKGVWNGTDLLKDSNYFKSMTTSSQSLNKSYGYLTWLNGKESFMLPSLQTVFNGQLCPDAPAEMFAALGKNGQIINVIPSQNLVMIRMGNMWTTSNVPNDFNNEIWKRLKQVICSTNASIAHNNSEITIFPNPCSNYIQLSSETMFSNFHITNIYGQIIMHGRASIYIDVQYLTSGIYFLELIDENSLATKRKRFEKRGEF
- a CDS encoding NAD(P)/FAD-dependent oxidoreductase, which codes for MIKKIAIIGAGPAGLTAAYLLGKANQEVTIFEKSSQYVGGISRTETYKGYAFDIGGHRFFSKSKEVEDFWTEILGDELMERPRSSRIYYNNNFFSYPLIAKEALMKLGLIESVWCVFSYLKFKLFPIKHPANFEEWVTNQFGSRLFQIFFRTYTEKVWGISCKEISADWAAQRIKGLSLSSAIWNAIFLSKKTNDNTKVIKTLIDSFRYPKRGPGQLWETCRDKCLDMGIKLEMDTEITGLDYNNLKWNIKTLTGNSFEGFDYVLSSAPIREIIPNITPSMNTEVIEAAHNLNYRDFLVVILICQDDDAFNDNWIYIHEPNVKVGRIQNFKSWSPFMVPDSTTACYGLEYFCFEGDGLWNSKDEELIDLASKEMIQIGLASKSAIIDGYVVRQQKAYPVYDHDYRNHINVIRAALNQFSGIYLIGRNGMHKYNNQDHSMMTAMLAVKNILAGEDIYDLWNVNEDAEYHESETIGKSKDGNIVGRSVPEKLYQ
- the rpoC gene encoding DNA-directed RNA polymerase subunit beta', with amino-acid sequence MAYINRGTAQVKNDFRSLTITLASPDAIKERSRGEVTKPETINYRTYKPERDGLFCEKVFGPVKDYECYCGKYKRIRYKGTICDRCGVEVTEKKVRRERMGHIQLVVPVVHIWYFRSLPNKIGYLLGVSSKNIESIVYYEKYVVIQAGAAKGELNVINEKGEQEVRSYQRMDLLTEEEYLAAMSSPELSNNYMLDDKDPNKFIAKMGGEAIRDLLTSIDLDNLSYDLRNQAQTESSRQRKQEALKRLSVVEAFREANTRIENRPEWTVISLLPVVPPELRPLVPLDGGRFASSDLNDLYRRVIIRNNRLKRLVEIKAPEVILRNEKRMLQEAVDSLFDNSRKSNAVKAEGGRALKSISDSLKGKQGRFRQNLLGKRVDYSGRSVIVVGPTLQMHECGLPKDMAAELFKPFIIRKLIERGIVRTVKSAKKLVDRKDAVIWDILENILKGHPVLLNRAPTLHRLSIQAFMPKLVEGKAIRLHPLVTTAFNADFDGDQMAVHVPLSNEAILEGQLLMLSSHNILNPQNGTPVTLPSQDMVLGLYYMTNIKESTPENPVKGSGKVFYSIEEVIIAYNEGKVDLHAAIKCRVNVEENGEMKMKLIETSVGRVLANQYVPEEVGFINQLLSKKALKDIISNIIEKTSVKRTAMFLDDIKNLGFTMAFKGGLSFNLEDVLTPEIKKKQVDIAKEQVSEINGLHNEGHITERERYNQVVDTWEKMDRNITMDLMNRLKKDKGGFNSIYMMLDSGARGSRAQIKQLGGVRGLMNKPKKSGVTGEQDVVENPILSSLKEGLSAWEYFISTHGARKGLADTALKTADAGYLTRRLVDVAQSVVIYEEDCGTLRGIETTALMKEGVVVEPLGERIVGRTSLHNVFHPETDELLVNAGQEITKAIADKIEAAEIESIEIRSVLTCESSHGVCVRCYGRNLATNRMSEIGDAVGVIAAQSIGEPGTQLTLRTFHTGGIASLSNTVNEIKTRHEGIIRLDSVRFIESEVSGEKKNVVIGRTGEMRLMNSAEDKVLQSAYIPYGAILDIKDGQKVGKETIVCTWDPFNNLIISEQDGIVEYDSIVNNVTYREEIVEQTGNVEKFIIESRNKAISPTIIIKGKENKTYNLPVGASLNVDNKQKIKAGTILAKIPRNVGKSGDITGGLPRVTELFEARNPLNPAKVAEVDGVVTFGGIKRGNREIIVTPVSGEPRKYLVPLSSQILVQEQDYVRSGTPLSDGNIALDDILRIKGVFAVQSYLVNEVQEVYQRQSVKINDKHIETIVRQMMSKVLVDDPGDTSFLEGESVNKFDFLAENDNIFDKKVVVDNGDSERYKKGQIITIRQQREENSLLKRNDKKTIEVRDAVAATASPLLEGITKTSFGRESWISAASFQETTKVLSMASISARRDDLIGLKENVIVGQPIPAGTGFRKFDNIFVNKRINSEA